The following proteins are co-located in the Salvelinus sp. IW2-2015 linkage group LG36, ASM291031v2, whole genome shotgun sequence genome:
- the mid1 gene encoding E3 ubiquitin-protein ligase Midline-1 isoform X1: METLESELTCPICLELFEDPLLLPCAHSLCFNCAHRILVSHCTPNEPVQSISAFQCPTCRYVITLSQRGLEGLKRNVTLQNIIDRFQKASVSGPNSPSETRRERXAXDXXAMTSPSEXVQCQFCEQDPPQDAVKTCVTCEVSYCDECLKATHPNKKPFTXHRLIEPMXDCHJRGLMCLEHEDEKVNMYCVTDEQLICALCKLVGRHRDHQVAALSDRYEKLKRTPDCYLSERSEQEEAYQQALDSNLSNLIKRNNELETLMGKLIQTCQHVECNASRQENKLLEECDLLIDIIQQRRQMIATKIKEGKAIRLRKLAQQIASCKQIIERSSSLITQADHTLKETDHARFLQTAKSICERVSMATASSQILIPEINLNDTFDTFALDFTREKKMLESLDYLTAPNPPIIRAELCTASNDTITVHWTSDDEFCVVSYELQYAIFTGQANVVSLCNSADSWMIVPNIKQNHYTVHGLQCGTKYMFIVKAINQAGSRSSEPWKLKTNSQPFKLDPKSAHKKLKVSHDNLTVERDETLSKKSHTQDRFTSQGSYGVTGNVYIDSGRHYWEALIGGSTWFAVGVAYKSAPKHEWIGKNSASWVLSRCNNSWVVRHNSKEMPIEPSPHLRRVGVLLDYDAGSLAFYDGAGSQHLYTFDIAFAQPVCPVFNVWNKCLTVLTGLPIPDHLEGTDCRD; encoded by the exons ATGGAAACACTGGAGTCGGAGCTGACCTGCCCAATCTGTCTGGAGCTCTTCGAGGACCCACTGCTCTTGCCCTGCGCTCACAGCCTGTGTTTCAACTGTGCCCACCGCATCCTAGTCTCCCACTGCACCCCCAACGAGCCTGTGCAGTCCATCAGCGCCTTCCAGTGCCCAACCTGTCGCTATGTCATCACCCTCAGCCAGAGGGGCCTAGAAGGACTGAAGCGTAACGTCACTCTGCAGAACATCATTGACCGCTTTCAGAAGGCTTCCGTGAGCGGGCCCAACTCCCCCAGYGAGACTCGCCGYGAGCGGGYCGCCCYRGACRGCWMGGCCATGACCTCCCCCAGCGAGASGGTGCAGTGYCAGTTCTGTGAGCARGACCCTCCCCARGAYGCCGTCAAGACCTGTGTCACCTGYGAGGTGTCCTACTGCGAYGARTGCYTGAAGGCCACCCACCCCAATAAGAAGCCCTTCACYRGCCACCGTCTGATCGAGCCCATGYCGGACTGCCACMTCAGGGGACTCATGTGTCTGGAGCACGAGGACGAGAAGGTGAACATGTACTGTGTCACAGATGAACAGTTGATCTGTGCCTTGTGCAAACTGGTCGGTCGGCATCGGGACCACCAAGTAGCAGCACTCAGCGACCGCTACGAGAAACTGAAG AGAACTCCAGACTGCTATCTCAGTGAGAGGAGTGAACAGGAGGAAGCATACCAG CAAGCCTTGGACTCTAACCTCAGCAATCTAATCAAGAGGAACAATGAGTTGGAAACTCTGATGGGCAAGTTGATTCAGACTTGCCAACATGTGGAG TGTAATGCATCAAGACAAGAGAACAAGCTCCTTGAAGAATGTGACCTCCTGATCGACATCATACAGCAGAGAAGGCAGATGATAGCCACCAAGATAAAGGAGGGCAAG GCTATACGTCTGCGAAAGCTAGCCCAGCAGATCGCCAGCTGCAAGCAGATCATTGAGAGATCGTCGTCCCTCATCACTCAGGCTGATCACACCCTCAAGGAGACAGACCATGCCCGCTTCCTGCAAACAGCCAAAAGCATCTGTGAAAG AGTGTCCATGGCAACAGCATCCTCTCAGATCCTGATACCAGAGATCAACCTAAATGACACCTTTGATACGTTTGCGTTGGACTTCACAAGGGAAAAGAAAATGCTGGAAAGCTTGGATTACCTCACAG CACCAAATCCCCCAATAATCCGGGCGGAATTATGTACGGCATCGAATGACACCATCACTGTTCACTGGACGTCTGATGACGAGTTCTGTGTGGTCTCCTATGAGCTTCAGTATGCCATCTTCACCGGACAAGCCAATGTTGTCA GTTTGTGTAACTCAGCTGATAGCTGGATGATTGTGCCCAACATCAAGCAGAACCACTACACGGTGCATGGACTCCAGTGTGGCACCAAGTACATGTTCATCGTCAAGGCCATCAATCAGGCAGGGAGTCGCAGCAGTGAGCCTTGGAAACTCAAGACCAACA GTCAACCATTCAAGTTGGACCCAAAGTCTGCTCACAAGAAGCTGAAGGTCTCCCATGACAACCTGACAGTGGAGCGAGACGAGACGTTGTCCAAGAAGAGCCACACTCAGGACCGCTTCACCAGCCAGGGCAGCTACGGCGTCACAGGGAACGTGTACATCGACAGCGGGCGCCACTACTGGGAAGCCTTGATAGGAGGGAGCACATG GTTTGCTGTGGGCGTTGCTTACAAGTCAGCACCGAAACATGAGTGGATTGGCAAGAACTCTGCCTCGTGGGTACTGTCTCGCTGCAACAACTCCTGGGTAGTACGTCACAACAGCAAGGAGATGCCCATCGAACCGTCCCCCCACCTGCGTCGTGTGGGGGTGTTGCTGGACTACGATGCTGGCTCCCTGGCCTTCTACGATGGCGCCGGCTCACAGCACCTGTACACGTTCGACATCGCCTTCGCTCAGCCAGTCTGTCCCGTGTTCAACGTGTGGAACAAGTGTCTGACTGTCCTCACAGGGCTGCCCATCCCAGACCACCTAGAGGGAACAGACTGCCGGGATTAA
- the mid1 gene encoding E3 ubiquitin-protein ligase Midline-1 isoform X2 — translation METLESELTCPICLELFEDPLLLPCAHSLCFNCAHRILVSHCTPNEPVQSISAFQCPTCRYVITLSQRGLEGLKRNVTLQNIIDRFQKASVSGPNSPSETRRERXAXDXXAMTSPSEXVQCQFCEQDPPQDAVKTCVTCEVSYCDECLKATHPNKKPFTXHRLIEPMXDCHJRGLMCLEHEDEKVNMYCVTDEQLICALCKLVGRHRDHQVAALSDRYEKLKQALDSNLSNLIKRNNELETLMGKLIQTCQHVECNASRQENKLLEECDLLIDIIQQRRQMIATKIKEGKAIRLRKLAQQIASCKQIIERSSSLITQADHTLKETDHARFLQTAKSICERVSMATASSQILIPEINLNDTFDTFALDFTREKKMLESLDYLTAPNPPIIRAELCTASNDTITVHWTSDDEFCVVSYELQYAIFTGQANVVSLCNSADSWMIVPNIKQNHYTVHGLQCGTKYMFIVKAINQAGSRSSEPWKLKTNSQPFKLDPKSAHKKLKVSHDNLTVERDETLSKKSHTQDRFTSQGSYGVTGNVYIDSGRHYWEALIGGSTWFAVGVAYKSAPKHEWIGKNSASWVLSRCNNSWVVRHNSKEMPIEPSPHLRRVGVLLDYDAGSLAFYDGAGSQHLYTFDIAFAQPVCPVFNVWNKCLTVLTGLPIPDHLEGTDCRD, via the exons ATGGAAACACTGGAGTCGGAGCTGACCTGCCCAATCTGTCTGGAGCTCTTCGAGGACCCACTGCTCTTGCCCTGCGCTCACAGCCTGTGTTTCAACTGTGCCCACCGCATCCTAGTCTCCCACTGCACCCCCAACGAGCCTGTGCAGTCCATCAGCGCCTTCCAGTGCCCAACCTGTCGCTATGTCATCACCCTCAGCCAGAGGGGCCTAGAAGGACTGAAGCGTAACGTCACTCTGCAGAACATCATTGACCGCTTTCAGAAGGCTTCCGTGAGCGGGCCCAACTCCCCCAGYGAGACTCGCCGYGAGCGGGYCGCCCYRGACRGCWMGGCCATGACCTCCCCCAGCGAGASGGTGCAGTGYCAGTTCTGTGAGCARGACCCTCCCCARGAYGCCGTCAAGACCTGTGTCACCTGYGAGGTGTCCTACTGCGAYGARTGCYTGAAGGCCACCCACCCCAATAAGAAGCCCTTCACYRGCCACCGTCTGATCGAGCCCATGYCGGACTGCCACMTCAGGGGACTCATGTGTCTGGAGCACGAGGACGAGAAGGTGAACATGTACTGTGTCACAGATGAACAGTTGATCTGTGCCTTGTGCAAACTGGTCGGTCGGCATCGGGACCACCAAGTAGCAGCACTCAGCGACCGCTACGAGAAACTGAAG CAAGCCTTGGACTCTAACCTCAGCAATCTAATCAAGAGGAACAATGAGTTGGAAACTCTGATGGGCAAGTTGATTCAGACTTGCCAACATGTGGAG TGTAATGCATCAAGACAAGAGAACAAGCTCCTTGAAGAATGTGACCTCCTGATCGACATCATACAGCAGAGAAGGCAGATGATAGCCACCAAGATAAAGGAGGGCAAG GCTATACGTCTGCGAAAGCTAGCCCAGCAGATCGCCAGCTGCAAGCAGATCATTGAGAGATCGTCGTCCCTCATCACTCAGGCTGATCACACCCTCAAGGAGACAGACCATGCCCGCTTCCTGCAAACAGCCAAAAGCATCTGTGAAAG AGTGTCCATGGCAACAGCATCCTCTCAGATCCTGATACCAGAGATCAACCTAAATGACACCTTTGATACGTTTGCGTTGGACTTCACAAGGGAAAAGAAAATGCTGGAAAGCTTGGATTACCTCACAG CACCAAATCCCCCAATAATCCGGGCGGAATTATGTACGGCATCGAATGACACCATCACTGTTCACTGGACGTCTGATGACGAGTTCTGTGTGGTCTCCTATGAGCTTCAGTATGCCATCTTCACCGGACAAGCCAATGTTGTCA GTTTGTGTAACTCAGCTGATAGCTGGATGATTGTGCCCAACATCAAGCAGAACCACTACACGGTGCATGGACTCCAGTGTGGCACCAAGTACATGTTCATCGTCAAGGCCATCAATCAGGCAGGGAGTCGCAGCAGTGAGCCTTGGAAACTCAAGACCAACA GTCAACCATTCAAGTTGGACCCAAAGTCTGCTCACAAGAAGCTGAAGGTCTCCCATGACAACCTGACAGTGGAGCGAGACGAGACGTTGTCCAAGAAGAGCCACACTCAGGACCGCTTCACCAGCCAGGGCAGCTACGGCGTCACAGGGAACGTGTACATCGACAGCGGGCGCCACTACTGGGAAGCCTTGATAGGAGGGAGCACATG GTTTGCTGTGGGCGTTGCTTACAAGTCAGCACCGAAACATGAGTGGATTGGCAAGAACTCTGCCTCGTGGGTACTGTCTCGCTGCAACAACTCCTGGGTAGTACGTCACAACAGCAAGGAGATGCCCATCGAACCGTCCCCCCACCTGCGTCGTGTGGGGGTGTTGCTGGACTACGATGCTGGCTCCCTGGCCTTCTACGATGGCGCCGGCTCACAGCACCTGTACACGTTCGACATCGCCTTCGCTCAGCCAGTCTGTCCCGTGTTCAACGTGTGGAACAAGTGTCTGACTGTCCTCACAGGGCTGCCCATCCCAGACCACCTAGAGGGAACAGACTGCCGGGATTAA